One window of the Tetragenococcus koreensis genome contains the following:
- the addA gene encoding helicase-exonuclease AddAB subunit AddA translates to MTNIPLKPQNETFTDKQWQAVFDTGDNLLVSASAGSGKTTVLVRRVIEKLKNGSNIDELLIVTFTEAAAREMKERIQNALQDAINKESEQQRRNHFVKQLTLLPRAQISTLHAFCLTVIRRFYFLIDLDPVFRMLTDDTERLLLKEEVWEELRDDYFEAYDEEFYRLAENFSNDRSDDGLTNLIMSLYDFAKANPDPTTWLNQLSQSYDTTQGLAGNQMYQTQVKPLILANLQTAIGQLQAALEMAQSSELMEKAELVLTSDLEQANLLWNYVNEENVQQAYEQLSNFDFKRYPTYKKEDAKELSNDFIKPRRDSAKELIKETESFFAQSPEKMLALMDQAQPLVEKMGEVTLAFIENYQKRKQAKGVLDFNDLEHFALDILQGDGQGSEASSYYRDRFEEVLVDEYQDTNRLQEAILFWVRQPEPTQGNLFMVGDVKQSIYAFRLADPTLFVDKYLAFAQKEGGRRIVLAENFRSRKEVLQFTNLVFEQLMDETVGQIPYDEAAQLVAGFPAFPDSEEFSTELLLYEKEVEDDPTVVDDKTEGELYLVALKIKELVENRFMIYDKNQKEMRPITYDDIVLLTPTRKNNLVIMDVFKQFQIPLEVNDAQNYFQATEVQIMISLLEVIDNPYQDIPFVAVLRSPIVGLNEEELAMIRLAQKDSYYYEAFLAYLSEDDELAARLHTFNEQLTSWRELARRRSISELIWSIYQETAYLDYVIGLASGRQRYANLVALAHRAETYEKSSFRGLYQFIRFIEKMQEKDKDLAEPLALSQENAVKVMTIHASKGLEFPVVFLLDMTKQFNYSDFTARFIFEERLGAGIQYIDEEQVRYDTLPYQAIKQQRIQKMLSEEMRKLYVALTRAEQKLYLVGSYKTKEEALKNWQKALDQENLVLDPALRLKGKGNLMDWVGMTLMRHPDMQKVFSEATDSKKVVDHPTHFEIHWSNQTQLEETIQKYQTSVNDIQSLNPPEKAEVSELQQRLDFIYPMEKSTKTTSYQSVSEMKRLYNDPDDQQLNKISWQSTLEQQKAQHYRYVTEELAKPKFMQQEQIDPTVIGSATHSLLQLLPLTSAPTQTSIQQKLEMLVANHQVESQVAEKMDLSAVLWFFQTDLGQKILAEPDRVRREQPFSMLKDARDVFLDFDEADAELLIHGIVDGYIEYEDHVILYDFKTDHVYNANSKQQVLDKYMGQLRLYREALAQALNKPVTHTFLVLLNSKEIIEMFTT, encoded by the coding sequence ATGACTAATATTCCTTTAAAACCCCAAAATGAAACATTTACCGATAAACAATGGCAAGCGGTCTTTGATACCGGTGATAATTTACTTGTATCGGCATCAGCAGGATCTGGGAAAACAACGGTCCTAGTCCGTCGAGTGATTGAAAAATTAAAGAACGGCAGCAACATCGACGAACTATTGATTGTTACTTTTACCGAAGCAGCAGCACGTGAAATGAAAGAACGAATTCAAAATGCGCTGCAAGATGCTATTAATAAAGAAAGCGAGCAACAACGGCGCAATCATTTTGTTAAGCAATTAACGCTTTTACCTAGAGCACAGATTTCTACGCTGCACGCATTTTGTCTAACTGTAATCCGACGTTTTTATTTTTTAATTGACTTGGATCCTGTATTTCGCATGCTGACTGATGATACCGAAAGATTATTGTTAAAAGAAGAGGTTTGGGAAGAATTACGGGATGACTACTTTGAGGCTTATGATGAAGAATTTTATCGTTTAGCTGAGAATTTTTCCAATGATCGCTCTGATGATGGCTTAACGAATTTAATCATGTCTTTGTATGATTTTGCTAAAGCAAATCCTGATCCGACTACTTGGCTAAATCAACTTAGCCAGAGCTACGATACCACACAAGGTTTAGCTGGAAATCAAATGTATCAAACGCAAGTCAAACCATTGATTTTAGCTAACTTGCAAACGGCTATCGGACAGCTGCAAGCTGCTTTAGAGATGGCACAAAGTTCCGAATTAATGGAAAAAGCAGAATTGGTGCTAACAAGTGACCTTGAACAAGCCAATCTTTTATGGAATTATGTCAATGAGGAAAATGTACAGCAGGCTTACGAACAATTGTCAAACTTTGATTTTAAGCGATATCCCACTTATAAAAAAGAAGACGCCAAAGAATTATCGAACGATTTTATCAAACCACGTCGTGATAGCGCTAAAGAGCTTATTAAAGAAACGGAATCATTTTTTGCTCAATCGCCTGAAAAAATGCTTGCCTTAATGGATCAAGCACAACCATTAGTCGAAAAAATGGGAGAAGTCACCTTAGCTTTTATTGAAAATTATCAAAAACGTAAACAAGCTAAAGGAGTACTAGATTTTAATGACCTTGAACATTTTGCTTTGGATATTTTACAAGGCGATGGTCAGGGAAGCGAGGCTTCGTCCTACTATCGTGACCGTTTTGAAGAAGTCTTAGTAGATGAATACCAAGATACCAACCGTTTGCAAGAAGCAATTCTCTTTTGGGTACGCCAACCTGAACCAACACAAGGCAACTTGTTTATGGTAGGCGACGTGAAACAATCGATTTATGCTTTTCGGTTGGCAGACCCGACTTTATTTGTTGATAAGTACCTAGCCTTTGCTCAAAAAGAGGGAGGACGGCGAATTGTTTTAGCCGAAAATTTTCGTTCTAGAAAAGAAGTGTTACAGTTTACAAATCTAGTTTTTGAGCAATTGATGGATGAAACGGTAGGACAGATTCCTTATGATGAAGCAGCGCAATTGGTAGCTGGCTTCCCAGCTTTTCCTGACAGCGAAGAATTTAGTACAGAATTACTTTTGTATGAAAAAGAGGTCGAAGATGATCCAACTGTTGTGGATGATAAAACTGAGGGAGAATTGTACCTGGTTGCTTTAAAAATCAAAGAATTAGTAGAAAATCGGTTTATGATCTATGATAAAAACCAAAAAGAAATGCGCCCAATCACCTATGATGATATTGTGTTGTTGACGCCGACGCGTAAAAATAACTTGGTGATCATGGATGTATTTAAGCAATTTCAAATCCCTTTGGAAGTCAATGATGCACAAAATTATTTTCAAGCAACCGAAGTACAAATTATGATTTCTTTGCTAGAAGTTATTGACAATCCTTACCAAGACATTCCTTTTGTGGCAGTTTTGCGGTCCCCCATAGTGGGGCTAAATGAAGAAGAACTGGCTATGATTCGCTTAGCGCAAAAAGACAGTTATTACTATGAAGCTTTTTTAGCTTATCTATCCGAAGATGATGAACTTGCTGCACGCTTGCATACCTTTAATGAGCAACTAACATCTTGGCGCGAGCTGGCTCGTAGGCGTTCAATTAGTGAGCTGATTTGGTCAATCTACCAAGAAACTGCTTATTTGGATTACGTCATCGGTTTAGCATCGGGCAGACAACGATATGCTAATTTAGTAGCCCTAGCACATCGAGCTGAGACTTATGAAAAGAGTAGTTTTAGAGGGTTGTATCAATTTATTCGTTTTATAGAAAAAATGCAGGAAAAGGATAAAGATTTAGCAGAACCACTTGCTTTATCGCAAGAAAATGCCGTAAAAGTTATGACAATTCATGCTAGTAAAGGGCTAGAATTCCCCGTGGTTTTTCTTTTGGATATGACTAAACAGTTTAACTATAGTGATTTTACTGCACGATTTATTTTTGAGGAACGCTTAGGTGCTGGTATTCAATATATTGACGAAGAACAAGTGCGCTATGATACTTTACCCTATCAAGCGATTAAACAACAACGAATTCAAAAGATGTTATCAGAAGAAATGCGCAAGTTATATGTTGCTTTGACTCGGGCAGAACAAAAGCTTTATTTGGTTGGTTCGTATAAAACCAAAGAAGAGGCGCTAAAAAATTGGCAAAAGGCCTTAGATCAAGAAAATTTAGTGCTAGATCCCGCTTTGCGCTTAAAAGGCAAAGGAAATTTAATGGATTGGGTCGGTATGACGTTGATGCGTCACCCAGATATGCAAAAAGTTTTCTCAGAAGCAACTGATAGCAAAAAAGTGGTTGATCACCCCACACATTTTGAAATTCATTGGAGTAATCAAACACAGTTGGAAGAAACTATACAAAAATATCAAACGTCGGTAAATGATATTCAGTCACTGAATCCTCCAGAAAAAGCTGAAGTAAGTGAGTTGCAACAACGTTTAGATTTTATCTATCCGATGGAAAAATCAACCAAGACTACAAGCTATCAGTCGGTTTCTGAGATGAAACGTTTGTATAATGACCCTGATGATCAGCAACTTAATAAAATATCCTGGCAAAGTACTTTAGAACAGCAAAAAGCCCAACACTATCGTTATGTGACTGAAGAATTGGCAAAACCTAAATTTATGCAACAAGAACAGATCGACCCGACAGTCATAGGCAGTGCAACGCACAGCTTGTTACAGTTGCTTCCATTAACATCGGCACCTACGCAGACGAGTATCCAACAAAAATTGGAAATGCTAGTGGCAAATCATCAAGTGGAAAGCCAAGTAGCGGAGAAAATGGATTTATCTGCTGTCTTATGGTTCTTTCAAACAGACTTAGGTCAAAAAATCCTAGCTGAACCTGACCGTGTTCGTAGAGAACAACCGTTTTCGATGTTAAAAGATGCGCGAGACGTATTTTTAGATTTTGATGAAGCAGATGCTGAATTACTAATCCATGGGATTGTAGATGGGTATATTGAATATGAAGACCACGTTATTTTATATGATTTCAAGACAGATCATGTGTATAATGCAAATAGTAAACAGCAAGTATTAGACAAATATATGGGCCAATTGCGGCTGTACCGCGAGGCTTTAGCTCAAGCCTTAAATAAACCTGTTACTCATACTTTCTTAGTGCTTTTAAATAGTAAAGAAATCATTGAGATGTTTACTACCTGA
- a CDS encoding winged helix-turn-helix transcriptional regulator — MEAKETAYTLCPKFEKAFSILGKKWNGLIIDVLLQEKTQRFVDMAHKIPMLSDRVLTERLKELEKEGIVSKSEGLYQLTDKGIGLEEVLASVRNWSQDWVSEEECNFSNNSC, encoded by the coding sequence ATGGAAGCCAAAGAAACAGCGTATACACTTTGCCCTAAATTTGAAAAAGCTTTCTCTATTTTAGGGAAAAAGTGGAACGGTCTGATTATTGACGTGTTATTGCAAGAGAAAACACAACGTTTTGTTGATATGGCACATAAAATTCCTATGTTAAGCGATCGTGTTTTGACCGAGCGTTTAAAAGAATTAGAAAAAGAAGGAATCGTTAGTAAATCAGAAGGACTCTATCAATTAACTGATAAAGGAATTGGATTAGAAGAAGTATTAGCTTCTGTTCGAAATTGGAGTCAGGATTGGGTGTCCGAAGAAGAATGTAATTTCAGCAATAACAGCTGTTGA
- the pheS gene encoding phenylalanine--tRNA ligase subunit alpha yields MSLQEQLETLEKETLQKIDNTTDLTSLNQIRVQTLGKKGPITEVLRGMKDLTPEERPKVGSFANQVRDKLTQQIDEKKAVLEAEALDQALAKESIDVTLPGRQVPQGTRHILIKIMEEIEDIFVGMGYQVIEGYEVEQDHYNFERMNIPKNHPARDMQDTFYISDELLIRTHTSPVQARTMEAHDFSKGPLRMISPGKVFRRDTDDATHSHQFHQIEGLVVDKHITMGDLKGTLEELMKKMFGENREIRLRPSYFPFTEPSVEVDVSCFKCGGKGCNVCKNTGWIEILGAGMVHPNVLEMSGIDPKEYTGFAFGLGPDRIAMLRYGVDDIRSFYLNDTRFIDQFKGE; encoded by the coding sequence ATGTCTTTACAAGAACAATTAGAAACACTGGAAAAAGAAACACTGCAAAAAATCGATAACACGACGGATTTGACATCACTCAATCAAATCCGGGTACAAACATTGGGGAAAAAAGGACCTATTACTGAAGTTTTACGCGGCATGAAAGATTTAACGCCCGAAGAACGACCTAAAGTGGGCAGTTTTGCTAATCAAGTAAGAGATAAGCTAACCCAACAAATTGACGAAAAAAAGGCAGTCTTAGAAGCAGAAGCACTGGATCAAGCACTTGCTAAAGAAAGTATTGATGTTACTTTACCGGGCAGACAAGTTCCGCAAGGTACACGTCATATTCTGATCAAAATTATGGAAGAAATTGAAGATATTTTTGTCGGCATGGGGTACCAGGTAATTGAAGGCTATGAAGTTGAACAGGACCATTATAATTTTGAACGGATGAACATCCCTAAAAATCATCCTGCCCGTGATATGCAAGACACTTTTTATATTTCAGATGAATTATTAATCAGAACACATACTTCACCTGTTCAAGCTAGAACGATGGAAGCTCATGATTTTTCTAAAGGGCCACTACGAATGATTTCTCCTGGTAAAGTATTTCGTCGTGATACTGATGACGCTACGCATAGTCATCAATTCCACCAAATTGAAGGCCTTGTCGTCGATAAACATATAACGATGGGTGATTTAAAAGGAACTTTAGAAGAATTAATGAAGAAAATGTTTGGTGAAAATCGTGAAATTCGTTTACGTCCTAGCTATTTTCCTTTTACTGAACCTTCTGTTGAAGTCGATGTTTCTTGTTTTAAATGTGGGGGTAAGGGCTGCAATGTATGTAAAAATACCGGCTGGATTGAAATTTTAGGAGCCGGAATGGTACATCCTAATGTCTTAGAGATGTCGGGCATTGATCCTAAAGAATATACTGGATTTGCCTTTGGCTTGGGACCAGACCGGATTGCTATGCTACGTTATGGTGTGGACGATATTCGCAGCTTTTATTTAAACGATACTCGTTTTATTGATCAGTTCAAGGGGGAATAG
- the pheT gene encoding phenylalanine--tRNA ligase subunit beta, with product MFVSYKWLNELVDVSHVTPQALADKMSLTGIEVEGISYPSDGLKKVVVGHVESCVAHPDSDHLSICQVDVGQEELTQIVCGAPNIKAGINVIVALPSARIAGNVKIKKGKMRGQISNGMICSLQEIGYEESVVPKEYAEGIYYLPEEAVPGQEVFPYLEMDDAIIELAITPNRADAMSMRGVAFETGAIYREKPVFKKKELIETSSKASDKIKVHVNEEKDAPSYQIRLIENVKIKASPRWLQNRLMNIGIRPINNVVDVTNYILMYYGQPLHAFDYDRLSNQEIMVRRAQKAEELVTLDGETRALNEENIVITDGQQPVALAGVMGGLDSEITESTTTVALEAALFDPAAVRRTSQEFNLHSESSARFEKGINVETIDEACEQACALIAELTGGNVLQGAVKAAEVQAQDTEVKVTLQRLNDYLGTNLTVAEVNDIFTALGFGYHEHEGSYTVVIPPRRWDITIEADIVEEVARIYGYNNLPSTLPSGETVAGTLTHDQLKTRKVRTLLEAAGLSEAISYALTSEQKSQQFTTASSKLTRLDWPMSAERTVLRLNLVSGLLDDVAYNVARRNEQVALYEVGRVFYQVDDPKADLPQEINHVAFVLSGEWTTQDWQSKGDPVDFYQAKGILEELFAELNLADQVTYEKTTDRTEMHPGRCAEVFLNKQSVGFVGQVHPTITKQYEVPETYAAELDLDTILRTNSEFTYVPVTKYPKVTRDIALVIEENIANQTIVQTIEEEAGKFLQEVSLFDVYQGENIETGYKSMAYRLTFVNQEATLTDEQINKAMEKVEKALTEKLTAAIR from the coding sequence ATGTTTGTTTCATATAAATGGTTAAATGAGCTGGTTGACGTGTCACATGTTACACCGCAAGCATTAGCCGATAAAATGTCATTGACGGGAATTGAAGTAGAAGGAATTTCTTATCCAAGTGATGGTTTGAAAAAAGTGGTAGTGGGGCACGTTGAATCTTGTGTAGCACACCCTGATTCTGATCATCTTTCGATTTGCCAAGTCGATGTGGGACAAGAAGAATTAACACAGATTGTTTGTGGCGCACCTAACATTAAAGCTGGAATCAATGTAATTGTTGCATTACCCAGTGCGCGAATTGCCGGCAATGTAAAAATTAAAAAAGGCAAAATGCGTGGACAAATTTCTAATGGTATGATTTGTTCATTACAAGAAATTGGCTATGAGGAAAGTGTTGTACCTAAGGAATATGCAGAAGGTATTTATTATTTACCAGAAGAAGCAGTACCTGGACAAGAGGTTTTTCCTTACTTAGAAATGGATGATGCCATTATTGAATTAGCTATTACACCTAATCGCGCAGATGCGATGAGCATGCGCGGAGTGGCTTTTGAAACTGGAGCAATTTATCGTGAGAAACCAGTATTTAAAAAGAAAGAATTAATAGAAACATCATCTAAAGCTAGCGATAAAATCAAAGTACATGTAAACGAAGAAAAAGATGCACCTAGTTACCAAATTCGACTGATTGAAAATGTTAAAATTAAAGCGAGTCCGCGCTGGTTACAAAACCGCTTAATGAATATTGGCATCCGCCCGATTAATAATGTCGTCGATGTGACCAACTACATACTGATGTATTACGGTCAACCACTGCATGCCTTTGATTATGATCGATTAAGCAATCAAGAAATCATGGTGCGTCGTGCACAAAAAGCAGAAGAGCTAGTGACTTTAGACGGTGAAACGCGTGCGCTTAATGAGGAAAATATTGTCATCACCGATGGACAACAACCGGTTGCCTTAGCTGGCGTAATGGGAGGGCTTGATTCGGAGATTACAGAGTCTACGACCACAGTCGCGCTAGAAGCTGCTTTATTTGACCCGGCAGCAGTTCGTCGGACTTCCCAGGAATTTAATTTACACAGTGAATCTTCTGCCCGCTTTGAAAAGGGCATCAATGTAGAAACGATTGATGAAGCTTGCGAACAAGCTTGTGCACTGATTGCTGAATTAACTGGTGGAAACGTATTACAAGGTGCGGTAAAAGCTGCTGAAGTACAAGCACAAGATACAGAAGTGAAAGTAACTTTACAACGCCTCAATGATTATTTAGGAACCAACTTAACTGTTGCTGAGGTCAATGATATTTTTACTGCCTTAGGTTTTGGTTATCATGAGCATGAAGGCAGTTATACTGTTGTGATACCCCCACGACGTTGGGATATCACCATTGAAGCAGATATTGTAGAAGAAGTAGCGCGTATTTATGGGTACAATAATTTACCATCAACTTTACCAAGCGGCGAAACAGTCGCAGGAACGCTAACACACGATCAGTTAAAAACGCGGAAAGTACGCACGTTACTAGAAGCTGCCGGTTTAAGTGAGGCAATCAGCTATGCATTAACCTCAGAACAAAAATCCCAGCAATTTACCACGGCAAGCTCTAAATTAACTCGTTTGGACTGGCCTATGTCAGCAGAACGGACCGTACTTCGATTGAATCTGGTCAGTGGTCTTTTAGATGATGTCGCTTATAATGTTGCCCGTAGAAATGAACAGGTAGCATTATATGAAGTTGGTCGTGTCTTTTACCAAGTCGATGATCCTAAGGCAGACTTGCCGCAAGAAATTAACCACGTGGCTTTTGTTTTGTCAGGTGAATGGACAACTCAAGACTGGCAAAGTAAAGGAGACCCCGTTGATTTTTATCAGGCAAAAGGCATTTTAGAAGAGCTATTTGCTGAATTGAATCTAGCTGACCAAGTAACCTATGAAAAAACGACTGACAGAACGGAAATGCATCCAGGAAGATGTGCTGAGGTTTTCTTGAACAAGCAAAGTGTTGGGTTTGTAGGTCAAGTTCACCCAACTATTACCAAACAATATGAGGTACCGGAAACTTATGCAGCTGAGCTGGATCTGGACACTATTTTAAGAACAAATTCTGAGTTTACTTACGTTCCAGTAACAAAATATCCTAAGGTAACACGAGATATTGCGTTAGTCATTGAAGAAAATATCGCAAACCAAACGATCGTTCAAACGATCGAAGAAGAAGCGGGTAAATTCTTGCAAGAGGTTTCCTTATTTGATGTATATCAAGGGGAAAATATTGAGACAGGATATAAATCAATGGCCTATCGTTTAACTTTTGTTAATCAGGAAGCTACCTTGACCGATGAACAAATCAATAAAGCAATGGAAAAAGTCGAAAAAGCTTTGACTGAAAAATTAACTGCCGCTATTCGTTAA
- the trpS gene encoding tryptophan--tRNA ligase — protein sequence MNTILTGDRPTGKLHLGHYVGSLKTRKEMQDDPNNNLFVMIADIQALTDNAKTPEKVSSNVLEVALDYLAVGLDPKKTTLFIQSQIPELSELTMYYLNLVSVGRVRRNPTVKSEIEQKSFGEGVPTGFFIYPVSQAADITAFKANLVPVGEDQKPMVEQTQEIVHSFNSTYQKVLVEPKGVIPDKGLGRLPGIDGNGKMSKSLNNGIYLADSKDIVDKKIMSMYTDPNHIHVQDPGKVEGNMVFTYLDVFAQDKAYVQELKEQYQKGGLGDVKIKRYLIDVLDEVLTPIRARRQELAQDPQYVMDLLKDGSLAAEKIAAQTLDEVKTAMGINYFH from the coding sequence GTGAATACAATTCTTACAGGCGATCGGCCGACAGGCAAACTACATTTAGGCCATTATGTCGGCTCCTTAAAAACCAGAAAAGAAATGCAAGATGATCCCAATAATAATTTATTTGTTATGATTGCTGATATTCAGGCTTTAACTGATAACGCTAAAACACCCGAAAAAGTTTCTTCAAATGTCTTAGAAGTGGCCCTTGATTATTTAGCTGTAGGATTAGATCCTAAAAAAACAACCCTATTTATCCAATCACAAATTCCTGAACTTTCCGAACTGACAATGTATTATTTGAATTTAGTCAGTGTAGGTCGCGTGCGCCGCAATCCAACTGTAAAAAGCGAGATCGAACAAAAGAGTTTTGGTGAAGGCGTTCCTACTGGCTTTTTCATTTATCCCGTTTCGCAAGCTGCAGATATTACTGCTTTTAAAGCCAATTTAGTTCCAGTAGGTGAAGACCAAAAACCTATGGTAGAACAAACACAAGAAATCGTACATTCATTTAATTCAACCTATCAAAAAGTTTTAGTTGAACCCAAAGGTGTGATCCCTGACAAAGGTCTGGGACGCTTGCCCGGTATTGATGGGAATGGAAAAATGAGCAAATCTCTGAACAATGGTATTTATCTAGCCGATTCTAAGGATATTGTGGATAAAAAAATAATGAGCATGTATACTGACCCCAACCATATCCATGTCCAAGATCCAGGAAAAGTCGAAGGGAATATGGTCTTTACTTATCTCGATGTTTTTGCTCAAGATAAAGCTTACGTACAAGAGTTAAAAGAACAATATCAAAAAGGTGGTTTAGGGGACGTAAAGATCAAACGCTATCTAATTGACGTATTAGACGAAGTACTCACTCCAATACGTGCTCGTCGCCAGGAACTTGCCCAAGATCCGCAATATGTCATGGATCTTTTAAAAGATGGCAGCTTAGCAGCCGAAAAAATTGCTGCTCAAACGCTAGATGAAGTAAAAACAGCAATGGGCATTAATTACTTCCATTAA
- a CDS encoding amino acid ABC transporter ATP-binding protein — MSMIEFKNVEKYFGNFHALKNINLTFEKGEVVVVIGPSGSGKSTLLRTINGLETISSGSLLINGQNIRSKETKLTKVRTNIGMVFQHFNLYPNKTVLENITLAPTKVLKRNEKQADEAAESLLDRVGMLDKKDVYPSTLSGGQQQRVAIARGLAMQPEMLLFDEPTSALDPEMIGDVLDVMKKLAREGMSMIVVTHEMNFARDVADRVIFMADGEVLEDSYDVEGFFEKPQEVRAQKFISKVVNH; from the coding sequence ATGTCAATGATTGAATTTAAAAACGTTGAAAAATATTTTGGTAATTTCCATGCTTTAAAAAACATTAATCTTACTTTTGAAAAAGGCGAAGTTGTAGTGGTGATTGGACCTTCTGGTTCCGGAAAAAGCACTCTTTTGCGCACGATCAATGGGCTAGAAACAATTTCTTCAGGCAGTCTTTTGATTAACGGACAAAATATTCGCAGCAAGGAAACAAAATTAACTAAGGTCAGAACGAATATTGGGATGGTTTTTCAGCATTTTAATTTATATCCTAATAAAACTGTGCTAGAAAACATTACGTTAGCACCTACCAAAGTGTTAAAAAGGAATGAAAAACAGGCCGATGAAGCAGCTGAAAGTTTGCTTGATCGGGTGGGGATGTTGGACAAAAAGGATGTTTATCCTTCCACTCTTTCCGGTGGACAACAGCAACGGGTAGCTATCGCTCGAGGATTGGCAATGCAGCCTGAAATGTTGCTTTTTGATGAACCGACTTCAGCGCTTGATCCAGAAATGATCGGCGATGTGTTAGATGTTATGAAAAAATTGGCTCGCGAAGGGATGTCAATGATCGTTGTTACGCACGAAATGAATTTCGCTAGAGATGTTGCCGATCGTGTCATCTTTATGGCCGATGGAGAGGTTTTAGAAGATAGTTATGATGTAGAAGGCTTCTTTGAAAAACCTCAAGAAGTTCGGGCACAAAAATTCATTAGTAAAGTTGTAAACCACTAA
- a CDS encoding transporter substrate-binding domain-containing protein — translation MSRKKLFSFLTLLIAVITLSACKSESIADRDVLETSEDSNEIIWGVKNDTRLFGLMDISSQEVKGFDIDMAKAITEKILGRDGQATFVEVTSKTRIPLLKNGNINAIIATMTISEERRKEVDFSDVYFDAGQSLLVEKGSPITDVESIEPGMTILAVKGSTSTENIREHSPEANVIELENYAEAFTALQAGQGDAMTTDNAILLGMASENPNYELVGGTFTNEPYGIAVDKNQENFLNAINDALKEMHEDGTYDELYEKWFPDDDEGRVSE, via the coding sequence ATGAGCAGGAAAAAGTTATTTTCCTTTTTGACCCTTTTAATTGCCGTAATTACACTGTCTGCTTGTAAGTCTGAAAGCATTGCAGATCGAGACGTATTAGAAACGAGCGAAGATTCAAATGAAATTATTTGGGGCGTAAAAAATGATACTCGTTTATTTGGTTTGATGGATATTTCATCACAAGAAGTAAAAGGCTTTGATATCGATATGGCAAAAGCTATTACCGAAAAAATCCTGGGTCGTGATGGACAAGCAACATTTGTTGAAGTAACGTCGAAAACACGGATTCCTTTATTAAAAAACGGCAATATCAACGCTATTATTGCAACCATGACCATTTCTGAGGAACGCAGAAAAGAAGTTGATTTTTCTGATGTTTATTTCGATGCTGGTCAGTCCCTTTTAGTTGAAAAGGGAAGTCCTATCACAGATGTTGAATCGATTGAACCGGGGATGACAATTTTAGCAGTTAAAGGTTCCACCTCTACAGAAAATATTCGCGAACATTCTCCTGAAGCAAATGTTATAGAATTAGAAAACTATGCAGAAGCTTTTACAGCACTACAAGCTGGCCAAGGAGACGCTATGACAACGGATAATGCAATTTTATTAGGAATGGCAAGTGAAAACCCTAATTATGAGTTAGTCGGAGGTACTTTCACTAATGAACCTTATGGAATTGCTGTGGATAAAAACCAAGAAAACTTTTTAAATGCAATAAACGACGCATTAAAAGAAATGCATGAAGATGGGACTTACGATGAGCTCTATGAAAAATGGTTCCCAGACGATGATGAGGGTAGAGTCAGTGAATAA
- a CDS encoding amino acid ABC transporter permease, with protein sequence MLTLFQNYSGMFFDGFKITILSSVIALFFSLVIGTLMAIFQLSSNKVVKGIARAYVEFFRNIPLLIIAMFFYVVLPMYGLPFTGFQAGTIGLTIYTSAFIAETVRSGIQTVPKGQTEAALSSGFTYVQTMRYIILPQAFKIVIPPLGGQFINLIKNSSILAIVAGLDLMYQGDLIASATFITFDTYIIVGIFYLILTLPLSYLMSYLEKRLNV encoded by the coding sequence ATGTTAACTTTATTTCAAAACTACTCGGGAATGTTTTTTGACGGATTTAAAATTACGATATTATCCAGTGTAATTGCCTTATTCTTTAGTCTTGTTATTGGTACCTTGATGGCGATTTTTCAACTTTCTTCGAATAAGGTCGTTAAAGGGATAGCAAGAGCTTATGTAGAATTTTTCCGTAACATTCCTTTATTAATTATAGCCATGTTTTTTTATGTGGTTTTACCTATGTATGGTTTACCCTTCACAGGTTTTCAAGCAGGGACAATTGGTTTGACGATTTATACTTCTGCCTTTATTGCTGAAACAGTACGTTCAGGGATACAGACAGTGCCTAAAGGACAGACAGAAGCTGCTTTGTCTTCAGGATTTACTTATGTGCAAACTATGCGCTATATTATTTTGCCCCAGGCTTTTAAAATTGTGATTCCACCTTTGGGAGGACAATTTATCAATTTGATTAAAAACTCGTCGATACTTGCGATTGTTGCTGGTCTTGATTTGATGTATCAAGGTGACTTGATTGCAAGTGCAACGTTTATCACATTCGATACTTATATTATTGTTGGTATCTTTTATTTGATTTTGACATTACCGTTATCTTATCTGATGAGTTATCTAGAAAAACGTTTGAATGTCTAG